In Malaclemys terrapin pileata isolate rMalTer1 chromosome 10, rMalTer1.hap1, whole genome shotgun sequence, the DNA window tggtccgccgcttgttcagggaaagcccctggcgagccgggccggtttgtttacctgccacatccgcaggttcggccgatcgcagctcccactggctgcggttcgctgctccaggccaatgggggctgcaggaagggcgacCAGCACATCcatcggcccgcgccgcttcccgcagcccccattggcctggagtggcgaactgcggccagtgggagccatgttcggccgaacctgtggatatggcaggtaaacaaaccggcccggctcgccaggggctttccctgaacaagcagtggaccggctttgagaaccactgatgtagctaATTCAAGCAGTCACACACGTAAAACCAAactgatagctttctttaacagtgtaacaagccttgtggatgagaGGCAGTGCTTGACATGGTCTATCTtgcctttagtaaggcttttgatactgtctcccatgaccttctcataaacaaactatggaaatgcaacctagatggagctaaaaTAAGATTGGTGCAAAACTAGTCGGAAAACAGTTCCgacagtagttatcagtgattcacaggcTGAAAGGACTGAGTCAAGCTGAAagggtataacaagtggggttctccagggatcagttctggatatGTTTCTATTCGAAATCTTAATCAATGAttgagataatggcatagagtacaATTATAAAGTTTGTGACTGATAACAAGCTgcatgcatacaaaatgggaaatgacttcctaggaaagagtactgtggaaagggttctgggggtcatagtggaccacaagctgaatatgagtactgtggaaagggatctaggggtcctAAGAGACCACAAGCTGAACGAGTgaacagtgttgcaaaaaaaaccaGAACATCACTCTGGGATGTCCACTCTACTCCTCCCTGatttaggcctcaactggagtattgtgtccagttctgggcaccacatttcaggaaagatctggacaaattgaagagagcccagagaagagaaaaaaaaattaagatctagaaaacattacTTATGAGGGAAGTAGCATCTTTTTACAAAAGCTGTTTCTTACAATCTACATGTATAAATAACTGCTACAGATAGCACATTTCTACAGTAGCAATTTCACATATATTACAGTGCAACAAACTGCTACCTGTAGGCATTTGCTACATCCGGTAGCAGTTTACTACAATAGCAGTTTCTTACAATCCATTCTGTATCAGTAACTGCTATCTATAGCACATTCCTACGCGGAGCagtttaatacactacacctgcCCGGTAGCCTCTTGCACTCCTCTCCCACCGAAGCCCCGCCGCGTACCTACCTGGGTCTCTCCCAGCCTCGGCCGCAGGCAGCGTCCCTTCTCCATGACAACACAGGGGCGGGATCACTTCCGGGAATGGGGAAGAAGCGAAAGTCAATCACCGGAAGGGATTTGGCCGGGACGGCAGAGACGAAGGGACAAACTACCTCAAGGCCTCGGCATTTGCTTGCCTCCTAGCAACCCGCGGCGGGAACTTCAGGGTgaacagtgctaggtcaacagaattcTTCAGTCAGCCTAGCTACCAACTCTGGgacaggtggattaactacaacaCAGTGATAGGCAAACCCCTTCTGGCACTGGAGTGAGTATCTCTACCCTGCAGCgctgctgcagcatttctagCGCAGCCATAGTTTGTACCCTAAAGGAACTGACAATGTAATAGGGTACTGAGACTACAGATTAGATATGTATAATATACTGGGTACCGCGTACTCTCCTCTACTTGTAAATGGCTGAACCTCACCCCCAGAAGAAACTAAAGGCTCTATAAACAccctttagaacagtggttttcaaaaccTATGGTCCGTGGAGATTGCCAAAGGGGTCTGTACCACCATTTGAAAAcaattttaggggtctgcaaatgaaaaataggatgaaaaccactgctctagaaggcTATTTATTTTGTATCTCCCCCTCTGAGTAGCATTGGAATTGTCCATTATCATTTCTCTTTCTTCATGAAATACTATACAGCTTAAAGAATTAATTACAAAAACAGAATCCATTAAATGAAAATCAGATTCACTGTGTGTTTCTATGGTGTAATGGTTAGCACTCTGGACTTTGAATCCAGCAATCTGAGTTCAAATCTCGGTAGACCCTTATTTGTTTGCAGTGTGTTGCTAAGGGGTCTGAGGTGGGACTCCCAGTAATGTGTGTGAGTCCCTGCACATACTTTTGGGGCTCAATGTGCTTATGTCTGCACTAATCTCACCAGGAGAGATTGTGGCCTATGGAGACCAAAGCCCTTGTATATTTCAAGGCTCCTGCTGTATTAAACGCCTTTGTTGTGTTACCTCATCTATTGCCATCACAAAGAGCTGCTGGTCACTCACACAGACATTTCACTGCCTCCAGCACTCCTAGGGAGCGTGTGACACTGTAGTCAAGAGGCAGAGCACCTTTCAGTGATAGGGAATGGAAGTGACCAGGTACCAATTCTCCAGGACAACCAACAACTCTGAGGAAAGGTAAAACCAGCAAATTTTGTTGTAAGTGGGGTTGGTGTGTGCAGCTTTAGCAACAAATCCATAGGGGGGTCCAATTGTCAAAATTTCCACTTATATGCCTTAAATATCTGCTTTAGGCAACCATCTATGTTCTGGAAATTAATTCTCTCTCTGAAACATATAGAGCATGACAGATCAGATTAATACGTTGTGTGAGGATCAGATGCTGAATAgaattgttaatattttaaaataaaagctgcttaaTTGATTGATCCTTTTTCATTGTAATAATTATGCTGATAAAGTCAATTATCTAGCAAAACTTCCTCCCATGGGATCCCAGAGAGCTTTGCAAACAATATAAAGAAAATAATCAGAAAAGATATAGGTAGTATGTACTTATATCATAAAACAATAGCATTAAACAAGCCTAGAAatgttgggcccaatcctgtgtggAAATTCTGTTGACCCTAATGGGAGTTCTGCACAAGGAGGGTTTGTGGGATCAGATCTTCTAGCTAGTGCTTGTATATATACTTCTCACGTGTTTATCATGAGTGCATAGTTCTAATATGAAATAGCATAACTAGCATGGATGCACTGCACTGTCAGCACTTATACTGGCACTATCCCATTGCTTCTAGGCCTGTTGTttaatctcagttaactcacacaattaactcaaaaaaatgaattgcactgttaaacaatagaataccaattgaaatttggatgcttttctacattttcaaatatatctatttcaattataacacagaatacaaagtatatagagctcactttatattattgattacaaatatttgcacagtaaaaataacaaaagaaatagtatttttcaattcccctcagacaagtactgtagtgcaatctctttatcatgaaagtgcaactcacaaatataatttttttgttacataagtgcactcaaaaacaaaacattgtaaaactttggagcctacaagtccactcagtcttactgcttgttcagccaatagctaagagaaacaagtttgtttacatttacaggagataatgctgcccacttcttaattacaatgcaacatgaaagtgagaacaagcgttctcatggcattgttgtagctggagTCACAAGATATTTGCGTGCCAGATGCAcgaaagattcatatgcctcttcatgcttcggccatcattccagaggacatgctcgTTAAAataataatgcgttaattaaatttgtgactgaactccctgggggagaacagtatgtctcctgctctgttttacccacattctcccatatatttcatgttatagcagtctcagatgatgacccagcacattgttcgttttaagaacactttcactgcaaatttgacaaaatgcaaagaagataccaatgtgaaatttctaaagatagcgacagcacttgacccaagatttaagaatctgaagtgccttccaaaatctgagagggataaggtgtggagcatgctttcagaagtcttgaaagagcaacactctgatgtggaaaccaCAGAACacgaaaaagaaaccaaaaaagaaaatcaactttctgctggtggcatctgactcagatgatgaaaatgaacatgcatcagtccacactgatttggatcattatcaaTCAGAAACTGTCATCAGCGTGGacccatgtcctctggaatggtggctgaagcatgaagggatgtatgaatctttagcacatctggcatgtaaatattttgcgacaccagctacaacagtgccatgcaaacacctgttctcactttcaggtgacattgtaaacaagaagcaggtagcattatcttctgcaaatgtaaacaaacttgtttgtctgagcaattggctgaacaagaagtaggactgattgttttatttttgaatgcagggttttttgtacagaattctacatttataaattCAGCTttgatgataaagagattgcactatagtacttgtattagattaattgaaaaatactatttcttttgttttttttacagtgcggatatttgtaatcaaataaatataaagtgagcaatatacactttgtattctgtgttttaattaaaatcaatatagttgaaaatgtggaaaacatccaaaaatatttaacaataatagaataccatttatttgatcacataattaatcacaattaattttttaatcgtttgacaacCTTAATTGCTTCATTTACCAAGAGTTCCATTCTCTAGTGTACACACAGCATAGACCACAGGGAACCAGTGCAGCaatcctctcttcctctctttggACCTGATCCTATGAGGTACTGAGTGAGCTTCAACATCAGTGGGACTTGGGAGGCACTCAACACCTTGTGGGAGTTACTCAGCATCTCACGGGATCGGGCCCCTTCTCAGCAAACATTCATAAAGGTGATGTGCAAAGGGAAAGGCCTAAGCATACCATTTCTGTGTTTTCCCTCTGATTTCcctgttgtgtgtgtttctttgtgGGGTAATATATCTGAGGGTTTTGTTTCCAGGGTTCTAGCTCATTTCAGTAACATACTGCTAGTGCTGGACGAGATGCCAAACTTCCCTGAGGAGCTCCAAGGGGCAAAGAAAGGGATTCTGTATCTCACACAGTACAAAGTAAGGATCCAGACTCTAAATCTAATTATTTACATCATGCCAAACGATGTTGTGTCTGAACACCTGGCAAAACTACAAAAGCCATAAGCCAGCCACACAAACAGGAAATTAATATGGGGTGTCACAACGCTACATCACTGCTTTAGCAAACTGCATGGCAGCTGAAGGAAGGAGCATGGATTGTGTTCATGTGGATAGACTGTTAATTTGCAGTTGAAGCAGCTATGTAAATTACTGCTTTAATAAAGAACCAGTTTAGTTTACATAAGAAAATTTTCCCAGCATGTTATTTAGAGATATGATAGTTTTTGCTAACATAACTACACAGGTAAGAGCCCTAGTTTAGACAATTATAGCAATACAAAAGTAGTTATACCGGTATAGATTTTGCTAGTTAGGGGAAACAGCATACACTATCCTGGTATAAGTACTTCTATAATTGCATCTATACTAGGAGGGTTTTACtggtttaactatactggtaaaaCCCAGTAGCATAAATCAGGCCTGATAAAACAActctcatgttattacccagcatgcAGTACATGAAACAACAGCTATGATTTTGCTTTCTGTGTGCTGTACCTTTAAGTTCTCTggaggcagctgccattttgcatTAATTTCAGATGCAGCCTGTTACAGAAGAGACATACACACTCTCCTCTCTCCTGAAgactttccttttttccttctgttttgttGGTTTCCTTTAATGTTAAAGTCATTTCTACTGAACGTATGGTTGTTCTTTGTCAAGGCAAAACACAACATACTGGTACACCCTAATGTTGCTCTCCTTTCTGCCCACATGTCTTAGAATATATTATTTCCGGAGGGTGGGTATGATCATGCACATGCTGTTGCAAAGTGATGGATTTTCCATTTCTTCCTGGCAATGGTGAGATTGATGGATATTGTAATCTCCCAGGGAAGGGATTCAGCAGTAGTGGGCCAGCAGCTGAGAAATTTCCATTTCACACTTCCATGACTCTTGCTTGTTTCATGGACAATTCCATGTTTGCCGGTGAGCAAAGCTGTTGTAGTAACTACTGTTGACAGGGAAAGAGGTGATTCCTCAGAAGGTAGGCAAAGCCCACTGATTGCCATGAAGATTAGCATGAAGCTCTAGAACTTGCAGAGGGATCCAGTATAGTTAGTAGAGCAGTGGGATTACAGGTTTGCATTGGTGTCAGCTGCTTAGCTGCATCTTGCTTATCATCTCCAGCATTGGCACCTCCCTAGgtctctcccttccctttctgATCACACTCCCCAAATAAGCAACAAAGCTCAAAGCAATACTCTTCCTGAACCAGTTCTTGTCTCTGTTTCCCTAGATGATATTCCAGCACAAGGACAAGGGCTCCACGACCATCCGCTTTCCACTTCAGCTCCTGGGGGACTGTATGATAGGGGAGGAGCTGAGCTCCAGACAGCAATATATCAAAGGGACTATTAGTATGTGTCGTACCTTACCATGCCCAGGACCCTACTGCTGCCACATGTCATTGTGTCTCCTGTCACACTTACTCTGAATGAAGAGAAGCAGATGGATATTAGCAGATATTGCCTGTGAGGCTGTAGAGAGGTCTACATGCAGGTGTATTTACCAGGAGAAGGCCATATCCTGCTATCATTTTGATGATCACTTTAAACAGGGCATGGATTATTCATCACAAATATAAAACCACGATTACATCTGATTTCCAGGGGGTCTGAACCCAACTCCCTTGCACTCAGCTGAGGGCAATGGAGGACCATCCCCTAGAAACAGGAAGCGAGGGCTGGGATAAAACCCAGGATGTCCATACATCTTGGATTAACCAGCCATCATTTTCAGTTAGGATAGAAAATACATTACTCACACACGCATGCATCCCTCAAAAAATATCTTCAGAGGATATTTACCCCAGATGAATTTATCGGCTAACTGTGTGTCACAGGTTTTCCGCACATTATCAGTTCCTCAGAGTtatttagatgcccaactcctattggtttctatgggagttaggtgcctaaataccattgaggatctgggcccaagtaaCTACTTACAGCAGGTGATTggactcaggactcctgtgttctatCCCCAACTCTACCAGCTACTTACTGTGTCGTGTTGGTCgcttctgtgcctcagctcctccCAGAGGGGTAATGATACCTATTCCACAGGCTGGTTGAGAAACTTGGTGattgtaaagtgcattgagatcctGAGAGGAGAACTGCAAAGGATCATTGTGTGTAGCACTAAAAGAACAGACATGATATAAGAGTGACCACTCCCTTTCATCAGGTTCATTTGAGGGTAGTCCAAGGATTGCCTCACAGGTGTAGTTTCTGTGTTGTATTCATGTCAGCATAACGACAGGGAAAGGAACCATGGAACAGTGGGAGGGAAGATCATGGGAGTAGGAAAAATAACATGGTTCAAAGAGATGAGGAAACAGGGACAAAAGAGCAAACTGGAGAAAGAGGAAATGTCTCTGGTGAAGGAACATCAGGTGACTTGACTCATGGGCTCACTATAATCTCATCCACTTAGCTTCCAGTCAAGGTGTTCTCACCTTCAAATTCATCTTCCTGTATGAAGCCACTGATTGCCTGAATATGATCAAAACCCTGTCTTCAGCAGGTGAGGCTCTTGATGGTTCTGCATAATGCCAAAAGTCTGATGGTTGTTTTATACACATGTAGGAAGGCAAGGTCCTAGCTCCAAAGGGCTTACAATGTAtatgccagattctgatacctgtCCTTTCATTATACTGCAAGAGCAGTCTTATTGAAGCTAATAAAATTACTTGTGGACCAGTGTGCTTCTAAATCAGAACAAGGTCACCACAACTGCCCTATAAGGGCAGTACAGACAAAAGGATGCAATATAAAAGCCAAATGATTGACCAGTGTGGGCTGGTACATGCCTTGTGGCTCTTATGCCCTACACAAACACAAGGAGTTGTGTTAATGGGTACGTtaccattagggtgaccagatgtcccgattttatagggacagtcccaatatttggggctttttcttatataggtgcctattccccccccccccccccccacatctcctgtcctgatttttcacactttctatctggtcaccctagttaccaTTATAACAGCTGTGGAGTCTGACTCTCGACACTACTAAGGGTCTTTAGAAAATCCGTGGGAGTTAGGTATCTTaagacctttgaggatctgggcctgaatgTCTCACATATATTGATGACTTTATTCTCCCAGCACCATTAAAGTAGGGCATTATCATCCCAAGTGAATAACCCTCTCCTCTTCCTTCACAACCACAGATCCCATCCCACATGTGAAACAGCCAGGAAGAGAGACAACTGTGGAACCAACAAGCCACATGCCAAGCATCTGCActcactcagggtacatctacactacaggggggagtcgatttaagatatgcaaattcagctacgtgaatagcgtagctgaatttgacgtatcgcagccgacttaccccgctgtgaggacggcggcaaaatcgacttctgcggctttctgtcggcggcgcttactcccacctccgctggtggagtaagagcgccgatttggggatcgattgttgcgtcccgatgggatgcgataaatcgatccccgagaggtcgatttctacccgccgattcaggcgggtagtgtagacttagcctcaCTGTGCTCAGGGATACTGATTCAACCCAGTGCCTGAACCCAACTGCCATGCACACTCAGGGTCCCTCTCTTCATCTCCTGTACTCAGTTTCTTTTGCCTCTTGCAAAGGACAGGGGGAAGTGCTGCTACAATTTTTTTCTGACCCTTTGCAGTATGGAGCTCTAAAGATTCCTTCTGTTTTGCTTCTCACACCTTGTGGTCAGACTTGTTACGGGTGATGTTCCTGTTCTGAACTGACGCAGCACCCTTTTACCATATTTCCTAGTCTAAATATCCaaaaggtgcctaactcccttaggcatcTTGACATTTCCCAGCCCTTATCTATATCTTATGCTCcatctttggttttgtttatggTATGATGCAAGTTTCAGAAACCTTTCCATGGATGCAGATGGTAGGACTGGTTAGGCAGGTGAAGAAGTTTCACAGAGGTTGTATAGAATATTTGTCAAGATAATTAACACTCCAAGGGTTGACTGGCATGTTGGCTGGATTTCCCAAGCTCCTGCATGAAGTTGGGCCCAGATCCACACACACATTTAGGCTCCTAGCTTCCACCGATTtcaatagagagacaaggggagTGAGGCGCCTAAACCTTttgttggaccaatttctgttggtgaaagagacaagcttttgacttATGCAGAGCTCCTTCTCTTCTTCACAGAGCCCAGAGCTTTGtgtgagcttgaaagcttgtttctttcatcagcagaagttggtccaacaaaagatattacaatagaacctcagagttacgaacaccagagttacaaaaaCTGACCTggcaaccacacacctcatttggaaccagaagtacagcATGCaataggcagcagcagagaccaaaaaaacccaaaaagtaTGTAAATATTGTatagtgttaaatgtaaactactaaaaaaaaaaaataaagggaaagcagcatttttcttctgcatagtaaagtttaaaagctgtattaaatcaatgttcagttgtaaacttttgaaagaacaaccataatgtttgttcagagttacaaataacctccattcctgaggtgttcgtaactctgaggttctaccatacctcactcatcttgtctctctaatatcctgggaccaacatgctcACAACACTGAATTTCAAGGGAAGTGaagcgcctaaatacctttgtggatctggttTTTGATATTTAGGATTCTGTAATTTACATGACAGTAATTACTACATAATAATGATCATACCTGCAGATGAGACAATTAGGAATTTGTCTAACAGTTGTTGAAACCCTTGGCTAAGCATCAAATATATGGATCTCTATCCCCAGATATCTGAGTGGGTGTAAACACCCACAGAGGAGGAACTAGTTAGCatgataaagtaggggccagaacTAGAGCAAACAGTTGAGTATAGCTAGTACTTATGGGATATGATGACATTAAGTCAGATAAAATTTATGTTaccaggaaaaactttctgaccCCGAAGGATCTATTAGCCTGAGGCATAAGTCAGGGTCAGTCATCTCCCATGAACCCTCTCATGGCAAGGATTTTTTTCCAGAGCTTTAGC includes these proteins:
- the LOC128844306 gene encoding WW domain-binding protein 2-like isoform X1: MEVTRYQFSRTTNNSEERVLAHFSNILLVLDEMPNFPEELQGAKKGILYLTQYKMIFQHKDKGSTTIRFPLQLLGDCMIGEELSSRQQYIKGTITSSQGVLTFKFIFLYEATDCLNMIKTLSSADTLREAANLQDYPTASIYTYTHPSAPRVPRLLNTLPYWPPPYPGPPELPPPYSEVESTSPRESQGGCCHCRALRTQEQTDRQN
- the LOC128844306 gene encoding WW domain-binding protein 2-like isoform X2, whose product is MPNFPEELQGAKKGILYLTQYKMIFQHKDKGSTTIRFPLQLLGDCMIGEELSSRQQYIKGTITSSQGVLTFKFIFLYEATDCLNMIKTLSSADTLREAANLQDYPTASIYTYTHPSAPRVPRLLNTLPYWPPPYPGPPELPPPYSEVESTSPRESQGGCCHCRALRTQEQTDRQN